The Planococcus donghaensis genome contains a region encoding:
- the aroC gene encoding chorismate synthase — MRYLTAGESHGPQLTAIIEGLPAQLPLTAEMINKELKRRQGGHGRGRRMQIEKDTVEIVSGVRHGKTLGSPVALVVKNDDWKHWTSIMGIEPIEETEEVKRQIARPRPGHADLNGGMKYGHRDLRNVLERSSARETTVRVAVGAVAKQLLAELGIKIVSHVTEIGGIKVNPESYIGKSADEIREIVENDAVYCADPSVTKEMTDLIDQTKKNGDSIGGTVEVIVEGMPAGIGSYVHYDRKLDAKLAAAIMSINAFKGVEFGLGFEMARKPGSEVHDEILWDEENGYTRNTNNLGGFEGGMTTGMPIIVRGVMKPIPTLYKPLKSVDIETKEPFQASIERSDSCAVPAASIVAEHVVAWEVANALLDQFDADQMPRLVDNLKNYMNYTKEF, encoded by the coding sequence CAAGGCGGACACGGACGCGGCAGAAGAATGCAAATCGAGAAAGATACGGTTGAAATTGTTTCTGGCGTTCGACACGGCAAAACTTTAGGTTCTCCTGTCGCTTTAGTCGTCAAAAATGACGATTGGAAACATTGGACATCAATTATGGGCATTGAACCAATTGAAGAAACGGAAGAAGTGAAACGTCAAATAGCACGTCCACGTCCAGGTCATGCCGATTTAAACGGTGGGATGAAATATGGTCACCGTGACCTTCGAAATGTCTTAGAACGTTCGTCAGCACGTGAAACAACTGTACGAGTAGCAGTTGGGGCAGTTGCGAAACAATTATTAGCAGAACTTGGCATCAAAATTGTTTCTCACGTTACGGAAATTGGTGGGATTAAAGTAAATCCTGAAAGTTATATTGGAAAGTCGGCAGATGAAATTCGCGAAATCGTTGAAAATGATGCTGTTTATTGTGCTGATCCATCGGTCACAAAAGAAATGACTGATTTAATCGATCAAACGAAGAAAAATGGGGATTCTATTGGAGGCACAGTAGAAGTTATCGTAGAAGGTATGCCAGCAGGTATCGGGAGCTATGTTCATTATGATCGGAAGTTAGATGCGAAGCTTGCTGCTGCTATTATGAGCATTAATGCTTTTAAAGGCGTCGAGTTCGGCTTAGGTTTTGAAATGGCGAGAAAACCTGGTAGTGAAGTTCATGATGAAATCTTATGGGACGAAGAAAATGGTTATACGCGTAACACAAATAATTTAGGTGGATTTGAAGGTGGTATGACGACTGGCATGCCAATTATTGTAAGAGGTGTAATGAAGCCGATTCCTACTTTATACAAACCACTAAAAAGTGTAGATATTGAAACAAAAGAACCATTCCAAGCAAGTATTGAACGTTCAGATAGTTGTGCAGTACCGGCAGCTTCAATTGTTGCTGAACATGTTGTAGCTTGGGAAGTGGCAAATGCATTATTAGATCAGTTTGATGCTGACCAAATGCCGCGATTGGTTGATAATTTGAAAAACTACATGAATTACACGAAGGAGTTTTAA
- the aroB gene encoding 3-dehydroquinate synthase yields MKQLQVEADHPYLVHIGAGAFDLFADTYRPLLDAADQIVVIADEKVAELHLQYLLNYLTDWDIRVLTIPAGESAKSVETFMACHSFLLSESCSRNSLLLAFGGGATGDVVGFVASTFMRGVPFIQLPTTILAHDSAVGGKTAINHELGKNMIGTFYQPKAVLYDSGLLSTLPPGEVRSGMAEVIKHAFISNEQWLSELLAIEDFSLLTEDQLNRHLEKGIAVKAAIVEEDEFEGGVRKYLNFGHTLAHALEGHLGYGKITHGEAVVLGMSYALLLSEHQKLAAFIQWAKVNNYPLYLLKKIQFEALLPYMKKDKKSSKGELNFVLLEQTGHPYVDKVDEQRAFAAYEKLVSQIGEVIS; encoded by the coding sequence ATGAAGCAATTGCAGGTCGAAGCTGATCATCCTTATCTTGTCCATATTGGTGCTGGAGCATTCGATTTGTTTGCGGATACTTATCGGCCTTTACTAGATGCGGCTGACCAGATTGTGGTTATCGCAGATGAAAAAGTGGCCGAGCTTCATTTGCAATATTTGTTGAATTATTTAACGGATTGGGACATTCGTGTATTAACGATTCCAGCTGGGGAAAGTGCGAAATCTGTGGAGACCTTTATGGCCTGCCACAGCTTTCTTCTATCTGAAAGCTGTTCTCGAAATTCGTTATTATTAGCATTTGGCGGAGGAGCTACAGGAGACGTTGTAGGATTTGTCGCTTCGACATTTATGCGCGGCGTACCCTTTATCCAGCTACCGACAACAATCTTGGCACATGATAGTGCAGTGGGCGGAAAAACAGCGATCAATCACGAGTTAGGTAAGAATATGATTGGGACATTTTATCAACCGAAAGCTGTTTTGTATGACAGTGGGTTATTAAGCACTTTACCACCTGGAGAAGTTCGTTCTGGAATGGCTGAAGTGATCAAACACGCTTTTATCTCTAATGAACAGTGGCTATCAGAACTATTAGCAATCGAAGATTTTAGTCTGTTGACAGAAGATCAATTGAACCGTCATTTAGAAAAAGGAATTGCTGTAAAAGCGGCGATTGTTGAAGAAGATGAATTTGAAGGTGGGGTCCGGAAATACTTGAATTTTGGTCATACCTTAGCTCATGCACTAGAAGGTCATCTTGGTTACGGTAAAATTACACATGGTGAAGCAGTCGTTCTCGGAATGTCTTATGCATTATTGTTATCAGAGCATCAGAAATTAGCTGCTTTTATCCAGTGGGCAAAGGTCAACAATTACCCGCTTTACTTATTAAAGAAAATTCAATTTGAAGCATTATTGCCATATATGAAAAAAGATAAAAAGTCATCAAAAGGAGAACTGAATTTTGTTCTTCTGGAACAAACAGGTCATCCATATGTGGATAAAGTAGATGAACAGCGTGCCTTTGCAGCATACGAAAAATTAGTTTCACAGATAGGAGAAGTGATTTCATGA
- the aroH gene encoding chorismate mutase: protein MIRGVRGAITVSADQAEEVLNETKRLVLEMARENKIEPDDVASVIISTTTDISSAFPAKAVRTIEDWNFVPVMCTHEMDVPGSMPLCIRVMMHVNTELEQKKIHHVYLNEATKLRPDLSAKSQVISK, encoded by the coding sequence ATGATACGTGGAGTAAGAGGGGCAATTACGGTTTCGGCAGATCAGGCGGAAGAAGTGCTAAACGAAACAAAACGTCTTGTTTTGGAAATGGCCAGAGAAAACAAAATTGAACCGGACGATGTCGCTTCAGTCATCATTTCGACGACAACTGATATTTCGTCAGCTTTTCCTGCAAAAGCCGTGCGAACAATAGAAGATTGGAATTTTGTGCCAGTCATGTGCACACATGAAATGGACGTTCCTGGCAGTATGCCTTTGTGCATCCGTGTCATGATGCATGTGAATACAGAGTTAGAGCAGAAAAAGATTCATCATGTCTACTTAAATGAAGCGACAAAATTGCGTCCGGATCTATCAGCAAAAAGCCAGGTGATTTCAAAGTGA